In a single window of the Aridibaculum aurantiacum genome:
- a CDS encoding DNA-formamidopyrimidine glycosylase family protein: MPELPDIEVFAHNLKARFAGKKLKKVNVLVTKRLKDEPEELASALEGKTLENVFRSGKELRWKFSGNTLLGMHLMLTGDIFPFQGQNENKFTIVELYFSDGTGLALTDRMKNANIKLNPVDKDGVDALAKELNFEYLKAVFQKKCTVKSILLDQNIIRGIGNGYSDEILWQAKISPFSTANAIPDDKLKELPKIIRKVLTTATKKIMKSHPGLITGEVKDYLDIHHKKKTESPTGFPILVEEVSGRRTHYTEEQVLYK, translated from the coding sequence ATGCCTGAACTACCCGACATAGAAGTTTTTGCGCATAACCTGAAAGCGCGGTTTGCAGGTAAGAAACTGAAGAAAGTAAACGTGCTTGTAACAAAGCGGCTGAAGGACGAGCCCGAAGAACTAGCGTCAGCTTTAGAAGGCAAAACATTGGAAAATGTGTTTCGATCAGGTAAAGAACTGCGGTGGAAGTTTTCTGGTAACACGCTGCTCGGTATGCACCTGATGCTCACTGGTGATATCTTTCCTTTTCAAGGGCAGAATGAAAACAAGTTCACGATCGTTGAACTGTATTTCTCAGATGGAACAGGACTAGCGCTGACAGACAGGATGAAGAATGCAAACATCAAACTGAACCCGGTAGATAAAGATGGTGTAGATGCACTGGCTAAGGAGCTGAACTTTGAATATTTAAAAGCAGTGTTTCAAAAGAAGTGTACTGTGAAGAGTATTTTGCTGGATCAAAACATCATCCGCGGCATAGGCAATGGCTATTCTGATGAGATACTTTGGCAGGCAAAAATTTCTCCTTTTTCTACAGCCAATGCCATACCTGACGATAAGCTAAAAGAGCTGCCTAAGATCATTCGGAAGGTGCTGACAACAGCTACTAAAAAGATCATGAAGTCGCACCCGGGATTGATAACCGGTGAGGTAAAAGATTATCTTGATATTCATCACAAGAAGAAAACTGAAAGTCCTACCGGCTTTCCAATATTGGTGGAAGAAGTAAGCGGCAGGCGCACCCACTACACGGAAGAACAGGTATTGTACAAATAG